Below is a genomic region from Deinococcus koreensis.
GCCCCGGACGTAAGAGGAATGTAGGCCGGATGGCGGAGGCCGGGCCCATCCTTCCTTCATTCCCCCGCCTGGACTCCGTTGCCTTGAGTCCACTGCCTTGAATACAGTGCCCCCATGCCCTTCACGTCCCGGGAACTCGGGCTGCTGAGTCAGAACTGCTACGGCGCCACAGACCTGCCTGAGTGGCTGGAGCGGATGCGTCTGGAGGGGCCGGGAGACTATGGCTGGCCGCCCGCGCCGGGTCACTACGCGCCGGAGGACACCCCTCTGTATGAGCGGATCTTCGCTCAGATCTGGCACCAGGGCGACCTCTACCCGGCCACCTACATCGCGGTTCCGGTGTGGTGCGAGGTCGTGGCCCGGTTTCCCGAGATCAGCCACGCCCGGCTGCTGAGTCTCCTCTCCCTGATCGAGACGTTTCGGCCCCTGTTCCAGCCCCGGCTGCTGGGTGAGGGGCGGATCGGGCAGGGAGAGATCGCAGCCTACGAGCAGGCGCTGAGCCAGCTGGCCGGTCACCTGCCCCGGCAGTTGACGCTGCTCTCGGATTCGACCGTCGCCGGCTTCCGGGAGGTGGAGAGCGTGCTGGCCCTGCTCGCCTTCGCCTCGGGGCAGTGCTGGGCAGGCACGCTGCTGACCTGACATGGGCTGCCGCTGACCCCGGCCACCGTGCAGGAGGCATCCGGCTTCGTCCTGAGCGACGCCCTGCTCGGCTCGCTCCGCTCTGGGCCTGAGACGCTCTGGCCGTTTCGGGAGGACGAGCCGGACATTCCGGAGGGGAGCGGGAGCTGAACCCTTCCATGCTCACGTCAGCGCCCGGAGGCTCATTCGGTGGTGGGCACGGCCGGTGGACGGATCACGCTGAACGTCAGGTTCTCGCCGCAGATGTCGCAGGCGGCGCTGGGAAAGACCAGGCCCAGTTCAGTCCAGGCGGTGGTGGCGTCGCCCCACGCTTCCAGGCCGGCCAGTTCGGCCTCCTCGGCGCAGGTGACGGCCCGCGCCCAGACCTGCTCCCCGCAGTGCGGACAGGGACGGGCCTGATCCGAGCGTGTCCAGCCGCGCACCAGGAGCCGGCCCACCTGCACCTGTGCGCCGTGCCAGGCCAGCGCGGCCAGCAGCGCCGCGTCGGGGCGGCCGGTGCGGCGCTCGATGTACCGCGTGGCGGCCTCCAGCGTGTCTGCCTCGACGCGGGTCGGGGTCGCCGGGGCGCGGCCCACCTCCAGCACATGCGTGGTCATGGCGCGTCCGGGGAGGTGGTCAGGGGCGGGCAGGCTGGGTTCCGAGTACGCCGGGGCTCACGCATCTTCTCCTCCTGTCGCGCTGGGGTGGCACCAGGGCACCGCGCGGCGACCGGGGGGGCCAATCTGCATGGTAAGGGGGCGGCGCAGACAGCAGGAACCGGCGTCTTCATCGCCCCTGAAGGCCCCGTCCACCCCGACCTTCCCACCCCCATCCGCCGCTCCCGTCCGGCGCCCCGCCCTTCACTGCCCAGGGGGATCGATGCCGGCGGCCATGCTCCCGATCTCCAGCCCTACTCGGGGCGCACCGCCACGACTTCCAGATACTCGGCGTCGTAGCGGGTCGTGCCGTCGCTGGCCTGGTTCTGCGCGGCCCACACCCCCTCCAGATCCTGCCGCAGGGCGGCCTGCCCCGCCTCGTCCAGCGCCGCGAAGGCCCGGTTGATCGGCCCGTAGTATTCGCGGAAGAACTCCACCACCGCCGCCGGGCCGAAGGGGTAGGCGAAGGGGTACGGGCGGCGGGTCAGGGTCAGGGCCGCCACGCCGCCGTGCAGGCGCGCCCGCACCGTGGCCTCGTCGCCCCACAGCATCGGCGAGGGCATCAGCGGCGAGGGCGGCACATGCTGGCCCAGCGTCCGGAAGACCTGCCCCAGGAAGCCCTGCGGCGTCCAGTTCGCCATGACGATCCGGCCGCCGGGGCGGGTGACGCGCGTCAGTTCGGCCGCCACCCGCTCGGGGCGCGGGGCGAACATGGCGCCGAAGAGGCTGACCACCACGTCGAAACTGGCGTCCGGGTAGGGGAGGGCCTCGGCGTCGCCCTCGTCGAAGGCGGCGCTCAGCCCCTCCGCCTGGGCCCGGGCGCGGGCCTGGGTGATCTGCTTCGGGGCGATGTCGATGCCGGTCACCACGGCGCCCGCCCGCGCCGCTGGAATGCCGATCTGGCCGGCGCCACAGCCCACGTCCAGCAGGCGCGTGCCGGGCGCGATTCCCTGCCGCTCCAGGAACTCCAGCGCGCCGGCTTCCAGAAAGGTGGCGAAATGGCCGTAGTCGCCGGCATTCCAGGTGGCGACCAGCCGGCTCTTCAGGGCCTGCATCTCGGGGGTCAGTGTCGCGGTCATGGTGGTGCTCCTCCTTCGTCGAGTCCGCCGAAGTCAGGCGGTGGCCTTCCGGCGGCCTGCTGCCGCCCCGGCGCTCTGGGCCGGACAGGTCGTCCGTCGTGCCGGCCCCGCCCGGGCCCCCCTGCCGAGGCCGGCCCACTCCTACCCTGCGCTCGCCCGGATGTTCTGGTTCACGCTGAAGACGTTGTGCGGGTCGTACCTGGCCTTGACGCGGCTCAGGCGCCCGTAGTTGTCCCGGTAGGTGGCCTTCACGCGCTCCTGGCCCTCGTCCATCATGAAATTGACATAGGCGCCGCCCATCGAGTATCCGTGCAGCCGATCGAAGGTCTGCACCGTCCAGTCGGTGATCGTGCCCGCCCCCGCCGGATCGGGATCGACGCCGTAGTACACGGCGGCGAAGTCCGCGTCGCGGTAGCTCCAGGCGGTCGCGTCCGGACTGACCCGGTGGGCCGCTCCGCCCACCGGGTACAGGTGGATGGTCGAGTGCAGGGTCGGCAGGGCCGCGCCCTGGGCGCACAGCGCGTCGATGGCCGCGTCGTCCAGAGTCCTGAAGAAATCCGCGCGCCAGTACTGCTGCAGCCCTTTGGTGTAGAGCCCGTCGAAGGCCGACTGCAGCGCCGGGAAAGGCATGGAATGCACGCCGTGCAGCGCGGGCGGGCCGAAGGCGGCGATGGGCTCGAAGACGGCGTCCGCCTGCTCCTGGGGGCCGGCGTAGCACCACACCACGCCGCACATCTTCTGCAGGTGCAGCGCCTCGGGAAAGGGCGGCCCCGGCGGCACCGTCAGCAGGGCGAAAAAGCCGTTCAGGCCGTCCGGGGCGTTCTGGATGAAGGCCTGGAACCAGCGCAGCACCTGTGGGGCCATCTCCAGCGGCCAGAGGGTCGGCCCGCCGACGACCGTGCCCACCGGCTGCGCCTGGAACAGGAACGACGTGACGATCCCGAAGTTGCCGCCGCCGCCCCGCAGCGCCCAGAACAGATCCGCGTGTTCCTGTTCGCTGGCGGTCACCAGTCGGCCGTCGGCCAGCACCACGTCGGCCTCCAGCAGATGGTCGATGGTCAGGCCGTGCCTGCGGGTCAGGTAGCCCAGGCCGCCGCCCAGCGTGAGGCCGCCCACCCCGGTCGTGGAGATGATGCCCGAGGGCACGGCCAGCCCGAAGGGGTGCGTGGCGTGATCGACCGCCCCCCAGAGCGCGCCGCCCTCGACCCGCACGGTGCGCTTCACGGGATCGACCCGCACGCCGTTCATGGGGCCCAGGTCGATGACCAGCCCGCCGTCCACGCTGCCCAGCCCGCCGCCGTTGTGCCCGCCCCCCCGGACGGCCACGCGCAGGCCCCTCTCCTGCGCGTAGTTCAGCGCGGCCATCACGTCGGCCACGTCGGTGCAGCGTGCGATCAGGGCCGGACGTTTGTCGATCATGCCGTTGAACAGCGCGCGGGCCTCGTCGTAGTGGCTGTCCGCAGGCTGGATCAGTTCGCCCCGCAGGGCGGCCTGGAGGGCGCTCAGGTTCAGGCTGGTGGGGCTGGATTCGACGCGGGTCATGCTGTCCTCCTGGGTGGGGGTGCCGGGCTCACTTCCTGGGATCGGTGGCCGGGTCGGCGTAGGTGATCTCGAAGGGGCCCTGCAGATGCACCTGGACGACCGTGTCCTGATCCGTCCAGACGAAGTGGTTCATCTTCGGGGGCAGCGCCACGAAGCCGCCCGCCTTCAGGAGCGTGCCCGCCTTCTGGTCGAGCCTGTCGCCCATGCCCACGTTCAGGCTGCCGGAGATCACCGTGACGTCCTCCTGGGTGGGGTGCCAGTGGGCCGGAATCTGGTAGCCGGCGGGGAGCTTCAGGCGCAGCGTGACGCGCGTGTCCTGGCCCGGGTCGCCGTCGAGCAGCGCGAACTGGGCGCCAGCGGGCAGGAAGGGCGGCGCGGCTCCCCACTTCAGGGTGGCTGGGTTCAGGCCCCCCTGGCTGCGGGCGAGTCCGGCCCACAGCAGGGCGGCGCCCAGGGCGAACAGGATCGGACGATGCTTGGACATAGAGACCGACTCCTTCCATGGCTGCAAAGGGGCTTCAGCGCGGGCCGAGACGGAACGGGATGTGATGTTCCGTGCCCAGAGCCTAGGAGTCGGGGCGTTCCGGGAGCGTTCGCTCAGGCGTTCCGGAGAGGATCGGGGAGCTGGTCATCGTCGCCGGCCAGGAACGTCGGGCGTTCCGCCAGCGTCCGGAGCAGCTGCCGGGCCCGCGTCAGGTCGGGCGTGTCGAGGTCGGCCGGGAAGGTCTGGACGGCGCCCTCCAGCTGCGCCGCGGAGCCCTGGGCGCCCCGCAGATGCGCCGCCAGACTGGTCAATGCCCGCAGTTCCAGCGAGCGGGCACCCTGTTCGCGGGCGAGCCCGGTCGCCTGTTCGAAGCGCTCCCGGGCGTGGGCCGTGTCCAGCAGGCCGTGCAGGCGGTAGACCTCGGGCAGGTACCACAGGTCGCCGTTCTGGCGGGCCACGGCCTGAGCGCTGTCCAGGGTGGCCCGCGCGGCCTGCGGCTGAGCGGCCAGCAGCTGAACCTCGGCCAGCAGCGCGAGGTAATAGGGCAGCCGGAGGGCGGCGTTCTGCCGCCGCAGGGCGTCGAGCCCCCGCCGGATCCGCGCCAGCCCGCCCGCCACGTCACCCCGCTGGGCCATGACCCAGCCGCCCACGATCACGCCCCAGTCGTGGTAGTAGGCGATGTCGTGGCGTTCGCAGCCGGCCACGGTGGCCTCGGCGGCGGCCCAGGCGGCGTCCAGGTCGCCCTCTAGCTGGTGCGAGATGGCGCGGTAGGCGCACGCCTGCATCTGGGTGAACGGGTGGCCGAGTTCGGCGGCGATGGCGGCGGCCCGCGTCACCTGCTCGCGGGCGGCCTCGATGCTTCCCTGCAGCCACAGGCCATGCGCGCCCCAGGCCAGGCTGAACACGCCCACGTCGGCCCCGAACAGCAGGCGGCGGTGGCGGTGCTGGTGGTAGAGCTGGTTGGCGACCGTGAAATGCTCGGCGGCGGCGGCCAGCCTGCCCTCGGTCTGATCCCCGCCGCCCAGCGCCATGTGGATGTCGATCAGCAGCCCGGTATCCTCGCCGGTCAGGGTCATGGCCTGCTCGGCCAGCCGGCGGCCCAGCCGGACGTTGCCGCGCACCAGATGCAGGGCGAACAGCCCCCACAGGATGCGGATCGTGGCCGGGGTGTCACCCAGCGCGCGGGCCAGCTCCAGCGCGCGGTTCAGGGTGGCCTCCAGCTCGGGGGGCGTGAAGCCCCTGAGGGCGGTCAGCGACGCGGCGAGGCTGTTGTGCGCCGAGAGTTCGGAGCGGTCGCGCGCCGGGCTGGCGGGCAAGCGTTCCAGCAGGCGCAGCGCCTGATTGGCCTGCAGTGTGGCGTCCTGGCTGGCCGAGACCCGGTTGGCGCGCTCGGCGGCCAGCAGGGAGAAGTGCACGGCCTCGCCGGGCTGCCCGGCCTGCTCGTGGTGCGCGGCGAGCTGGGCGGCCACCGCTCCCGGATCGTCCGCGTGCTGGCGTTCCAGCGCCTGCGCGACCCGGCGGTGCAGCAGCCGGCGGCGGGCCGGGCTCAGCTCGGCGTAGGCCCCCTCGCGCAGCCGGTCGTGGGTGAAGTCGTAGGCCCCGGCCCCCTGCGGCTGCTCGCGGATGATGGCGCGCTGCCACAGCTCGTCCAGCGCCCCGGTCAGCTCCTCCTCGTCCAGATCGCTGGCCTGGCGCAGCACCCGAACCTCGAAGGCCCGGCCGACCGTGGCCGCCAGGCCCGTGACACTGCGCGCGGCCGGCGAGAGCTGCTCCAGGCGCGCAGTGATGATGGCCTGCACCCGCGACGACGCTTCCAGGTTCGGCGTGCCCGACGCCAGTCCGGCGCGCACCGCCTCCACGATGAACAGCGGCTGGCCCTCGGTGGCCTCGAAGAGCTGCGCCTGAGCCTGCTCGCTCAGCTCCCGGGTCAGGATCGAGGCCGCCAGCGCGCTGCTCTCCCCGAACGACAGCGGCCCCAGGTCGATCCGCTCCAGCCGCCCGCCCTGCTGCAGGTCGCGCAGAAAGCCGCGCAGGGCGGGGGTCGCGTCCTGTTCCTCGCGGCGCAGGGTACACAGCAGCAGCAGCGGGGCCTGGGGGTCGAAGCGCAGCAGGTAGTGCAGCCATTCCAGCGTGTCGCGGTCGCACCACTGCAGGTCGTCGAGCAGCAGCAGCAGGGGGCCGCCCCGCAGGACGGCGCGGGCCAGGGCCTCGAAGAGCCGCTGGCGCTGCCAGCCCTCGCTGGTGGGCTGGGCGCTGATCGCCGGTCGGCCCTGTGATCGGCTGGGGGCGAGTTCCGGGAGCAGGCGGGCCAGTTCGGCGCGCCAGGGGGCCTCCAGTTCGGGCAGCTGCGCCTGGAGCGCGGGCTGGCGCAGCCAGTCGATGATGGGGGCGTAGGGCAGTCGGCCCTCGGCGGCGTAGGAGCGGCTGCGGGCGGTGCGGGCCTGTTCGGCCTCGGCCAGCCCCAGCAGCGCCTCGGCCAGCCGGGTCTTGCCGATGCCCGCCTCTCCGGCGATGAGCAGCGCCCGCGCCGCGCCCAGGCTGGCCGTTCGCCACACGCCCAGCACCTGCGGCCACTCGCGCCCGCGGCCGATCAGCGGCAGGCCCCCCGGCGGCGCGGGCGGGGCGTCGGTGGCAGCCAGCACGTCCCGGTAGACCTCCTGCAGCGCGCGGCCCGGCCGCGCGCCCAGGTCGGCGGCCAGCACGTCCACGCAGCGCGCGTAGGTCTGCCGGGCCGCCGCAGGATCTCCCATCTCCAGCTGCAGCCGCATGATCCGGGCATACACGCTCTCGCGCAGCGGCTCCAGCGCCAGCAGCTGCCGGGCGGTGTGCAGGGCGCGCGTGGGCTCGCCGGCCTGCTCCAGCCGCGTGCTCAGGGCCTCCAGGGTCTCGACCGCCCGCGCGTGCAGCGCCTGCCGGTGGGGCTCCAGCCAGTCGCCCTCCAGGCTGGGCAGCAGGTCGGCGGTGTACAGGCCGGCGGCCCGTTCCAACTCAGCGGTGGGCACGTCCGGGCCGCTGCCCAGCGCCTGCTCGAACTCGGCCACGTCCAGGCGGTACGGCGCGTCCTGACGCCAGCCCAGGGTGTGGGCCGTGACCTCCAGATAGCGCCCGCTCTCCGGCCCACCCCCGGGCAGGGCCCGCCGCAGGTGGTGCAGCTCGCGGCGCAGGTTGGTCTGGGCCTGCGCCTCGGCCGAATCGGGCCAGAGGGCGAAGGCGATCTCCTTGCGGGGGTGGGGGGCGCCCGGGTGCAGCAGCAGCCAGGCGAGCAGGGCCTGCTGTCGCGCGGCGAGCGGGGGCGTGACCGGGTGGCCCTGAACGGTCATCCGCAGGGTGCCGAAGAGTTCAACCTGAAGTTCTGGCGTGGAAGCCCCCCTCCTGTGCGCTGATCCCCCTCCCCGGGCCCGGGTGCCCTGAGTGCGTTTCCTCCATCCTAATCCCGGTTCTCGAAGGCCATCGCTTCTGGGTTCGGCATCCATCCGACCATGAGGACTCGCGGAGCGGCGAAGCCGGGAAGGGAAGAGGACGGACTGAAGCGCTCTGGACTCGCAGGGCGCCGCAGGAGAGGAACATCCGGTGCTGTTCTGGATGTCCGATGATGTGAACAGCTGCAGAACGCCATCCCAGAGGAAGGCTCAACGTACCGTCTGGAACGCCATGTCCTCTCACCCCCTCTGCTGCGCAGCTCTCCGAGTCCCAACCTCCCCCTCAAGACGCGTGATGTGCAATGCGAACCCAGTCGTCCGAATCACGGCCTTTGCTCCCTCCCTCCGTGTGGGGGACTGGGACAGCTCGCACAGAGGGCTGGGGACTTGAACAGCTGCGAAGCAGAGGGGGTGGCGGGCGAAGCTCGCCCCCGGACTGGACGCTCATTGCCCATCCCGTGTCCGTCGCCGGTACTTCTCATTGCATATCAAGCGTTCAAGGGGGAGGGGCGAAAGACGCTGTGGTCATCATCACCCGCACCTCCATCTGAAAACGGTTCAAACCATTGATGTCACGAAATGGCGCGGAAGCCGGTCTGTGCCGGCCCTGGCCTTTCGGCGGAAGACACGGAGGACGGCGCTGCTTAAGCTGAGGCAGGAGGTTCCCATGAATACGGACGCGGCGCATCTGGTGCTCTATGCCTGCACGGTGCTGTTCCTCTTCTGCACCGGTGGCTCGTGGATGTTGCAGGGCGTGGCCTATCCCACCTACCACCTGGTCGGTGAGGCCGAGTTCGTGCCCTTCCACCAGGCGTCGGGGCGCCGCCTGATGCCCGTGTTCGTGATTCCCGCCGTGGTGGCGTGTCTGCTGGCGCTGGCGCTGGTGTTCGTCCGGCCCGCTACCGTGCCGTTCTGGGCGGCGCTGGCGTGTGGAGCGCTGGCCGCCGTGATCCTGATCACCACGGTGGCGCTGGAGGTGCCCAAACACACGGCGCTGGATCGCGGCGGCAAGTCGCCTCGCCTGATCGATGGTCTGGTGCGCGACAACCTGCCCCGCGTGGTGTCATGGACGGCCGGAAGCGCCCTGCTCGTCTTCATGGTGGCCCAGACGCTCTGACTCCTGCCGGGGAGACCGGGCCGCCGGGTCGAACCTGAGCCTCCAGCACCTCCGCCGCCACGCTCAGGAAGGCCCGCACCACCGGGCTGTTCCCCTCGGCGCGGCGCCACACGGCCACGATCTCCACGATGGGCGCGCCCTCGACCGGGCGGTACACCACGCCGGGCAGCGACAGGCGCGAGAAGAACTCGATGGGCAGGAACACGCCGATGCCCGCCGCCACCAGCGAGAGCAGCGTGGGCACCTCGATGGCCTCCTGCACGACGTGGGGCGTGAAGCCCGCCGCCGCGCACCAGCGCATCACCTGATCGAAGTAGGTGGCGCGGATCTGGCGCGGGAAGAACACGAAGGGCTCGTGGGCGAGGTCGCCGATCCTGAGCTTGCGCCGCCGGGCCAGCGGGTGCTCGGCGGGCAGCGCGGCCACCAGCGGCTGGCGCCACAGCGCGCGCGAATCGAATGCCGGGTCGCGCACCGGCAGCAGCATCAGGCCCACGTCGATGGCCTCGCCGCGCAGCGCACTCTCCTGCTCCTGGGCGGTCAGCTCGCGCAGATCCACGGACACGTTCGGGTACAGCTCGCGGAACCTCCGCACGATCTCCGGCAGCCCGCCGAAGGCCAGCCCGCTGACGAAGCCCACGGTCAGGCGACCGACCTCGCCCCGCGCGGCGCGGCGCGCGCGCTCCACGCTCTGGGCGGCCAGGCTGAGGGTCTGCCGCGCCCCGATCAGGAACTCCTGCCCGGCGGGGGTGAGCTGTACGCGGCGGGTGGTTCGCAGCACCAGCGGCACGCCGACCTCGTCTTCCAGATTGCGGATGGAATTGCTCAGCGCCTGCTGCACCACGAAGACCCGCTCGGCGGCTCGGCCGAAATGTTCCTCCTCGGCCAGCGCGACGAAATGACGCAGGTGGCGGAGTTCCACCGTCACGCGGGCACACCGGGGGGCAACGTGGGCATCGGTGGGCCCAGCTTGCCACACTGACCACCAGGGCTGGTGAATCTCTGAAGAATGGGCTGTTGGAAGTGTGGAATCGGCAGGCTTAGACTGCCAGGATGACGAAAACTCCCCCCAACAGGCCGCCCCGCGCCGGCCTGCCCGCCCAGGAGCGGGAGCAGCTCAACACCGTGGAGAAGCAGGAGTGGCTCGACTCGCTGGCCTACGTCTTCGCCGACGCGGGCGACAACCGCGCCGCCGAGCTGCTGGAGGAACTCGACCACTACGCCTATTTCCACGGCGCGCCGATCACCTTCAAGCAGAACACGCCGTACATCAACACCATCGACGCCGACGCGCAGCCCGAGTACCCCGGCGACCCGGAGATCGAGCGCCGGATCCGCAACATCATTCGCTGGAACGCGGTGGTCATGGTCATCAAGGCCAACAAGAAGTCCGACGGTATCGGCGGGCACCTCTCGACCTACGCCTCCGCCGCCGAGCTGCTGGAGGTGGGCTTCAACCACTTCTTCCGGGGCCACGGCGCCGGGCAGGATCGGGACCTGATCTTCTACCAGGGCCACGCCAGCCCCGGCGTGTACGCCCGCTCGTTCCTGGAGGGCCGCTTCGACGAGGCCCGCATGAACCGCTTCCGCCGCGAGCTGCAGCCAGACGGCGCCGGCCTCTCCAGCTACCCCCACCCCTGGCTGATGCCCGACTACTGGGAGTTCCCCACGGTGAGCATGGGCCTGGGGCCGATCCAGGCGATCTACCAGGCCAGATTCATCAAGTACCTGGAAAACCGCGCCCTGAAGCCGAAAGGCGACGCGAAGGTCTGGGCCTTCCTGGGCGACGGCGAGATGGACGAGCCGCAGAGCATCGGCGCGATCCGCTTTGCCGCCTACGAGAACCTCGACAACCTGATCTTCGTGCTGAACGCCAACCTGCAGCGCCTCGACGGCCCGGTGCGCGCCAACTCCAAGGTGATCCAGGAGTTCGAGGCGCTGTTCCGCGGCGCCGGCTGGAACGTCATCAAGGTGATCTGGGATTCCAAGTGGGACGAACTGCTGCAAAAGGACTACAACGGCGCGATCGTGGGGCGCTTCGAGCTGCTGGTGGACGGTGAATCCCAGCGCTACGCGGCCTTCGGCGGCAAGGAGCTGCGCGAGAAGTTCTTCAACACGCCCGAACTCAAGGCCCTGATCGACGGCTGGAGCGACGCCGACCTGGAACTGCTGAACCGCGGCGGCCACGACATCCACAAAATTTATGCCGCCTATAAGGCCGCCACCGAGCATAAGGGCAGCCCGACCATCATCATTCCGCGCACCGTGAAGGGCTATGGCCTGGGCGAGAGCGCGCAGGCCCGCAACGTGGCCCATCAGGTGAAGAAGCTGGACTTCTCCACCCTGAAGAACCTGCGCGACCTGCTGGAGCTGCCCCTGACCGACGATCAGGTCGAGCACATGGAGTATTACCACCCGGGCCCGGACAGCCCTGAGGTGAAGTACACCCTGGAACGCCGCGCGGCGCTGGGCGGCGTGGTGCCCGCGCGCAAGGTCGAGTACCCGCACCCGGCCATCCCCACTGGCGAGTTCTACGAGGAGTTCGCGGGCGGCAGCAAAGACCGCGCGGTGAGCACGACCATGGCCGCCGTGAGCATCCTGAGCAAGCTGCTGCGCGACAAGGAGATCGGCAGGTTCGTGGTGCCCATCGTGCCCGACGAGGCCCGCACCTTCGGCATGGACGCGCTGGTGCCGCGCATCGGCATCTACTCGCCGCGCGGGCAGACCTACACGCCCGTGGACAGCGGCTCGCTGATGGCCTACAAGGAGTCCATCGACGGCCAGATGCTGGAAGAGGGCATCACCGAGGACGGCGCGATGGCCTCGTGGATCGCCGCCGGCACCGCCTACGCCCACCACGGCGTGCCCACCATCCCCTTCTACGTGTTCTATTCGATGTTCGGGATGCAGCGCGTGGGCGACCTCGTGTGGGCCGCCGCCGACCAGCGCGCACGCGGCTTCCTGCTGGGCGCCACCGCCGGGCGCACGACCCTGGCGGGCGAGGGCCTCCAGCACCAGGACGGCAATTCGCTGCTCCAGGCGTATGTGGTGCCCAACCTGAAGGTCTACGACCCGGCCTTCGCCTACGAACTCGCCGTGATCATCGAGAAGGGCATCCAGCGCATGTACGTCGACGGCATCGATGAGTTCTACTACGTCACCGTGGACAACGAGAACGAGGTGCAGCCGCCCATGCCCGCCGACGGCCGCAGCCACGACGAGATCCACGACGGGATCATCAAGGGGCTGTACCGTTTCCAGAAGAGTGAGAGCAAGGGCAAGCTGCGGGCGCAGCTCCTGGCGTCGGGCCCCGCGATGGGTGCCGCCCAGGAGGCCGTGAAGGCGCTGGAGGCCTATGGCGTGGCCGCCGACCTGTGGAGCGTGACCAGTTACAAGGAACTGCATCAGGACGCCCTGTTGACCCA
It encodes:
- a CDS encoding class I SAM-dependent methyltransferase — protein: MTATLTPEMQALKSRLVATWNAGDYGHFATFLEAGALEFLERQGIAPGTRLLDVGCGAGQIGIPAARAGAVVTGIDIAPKQITQARARAQAEGLSAAFDEGDAEALPYPDASFDVVVSLFGAMFAPRPERVAAELTRVTRPGGRIVMANWTPQGFLGQVFRTLGQHVPPSPLMPSPMLWGDEATVRARLHGGVAALTLTRRPYPFAYPFGPAAVVEFFREYYGPINRAFAALDEAGQAALRQDLEGVWAAQNQASDGTTRYDAEYLEVVAVRPE
- a CDS encoding FAD-binding oxidoreductase gives rise to the protein MTRVESSPTSLNLSALQAALRGELIQPADSHYDEARALFNGMIDKRPALIARCTDVADVMAALNYAQERGLRVAVRGGGHNGGGLGSVDGGLVIDLGPMNGVRVDPVKRTVRVEGGALWGAVDHATHPFGLAVPSGIISTTGVGGLTLGGGLGYLTRRHGLTIDHLLEADVVLADGRLVTASEQEHADLFWALRGGGGNFGIVTSFLFQAQPVGTVVGGPTLWPLEMAPQVLRWFQAFIQNAPDGLNGFFALLTVPPGPPFPEALHLQKMCGVVWCYAGPQEQADAVFEPIAAFGPPALHGVHSMPFPALQSAFDGLYTKGLQQYWRADFFRTLDDAAIDALCAQGAALPTLHSTIHLYPVGGAAHRVSPDATAWSYRDADFAAVYYGVDPDPAGAGTITDWTVQTFDRLHGYSMGGAYVNFMMDEGQERVKATYRDNYGRLSRVKARYDPHNVFSVNQNIRASAG
- a CDS encoding cupin domain-containing protein, whose amino-acid sequence is MSKHRPILFALGAALLWAGLARSQGGLNPATLKWGAAPPFLPAGAQFALLDGDPGQDTRVTLRLKLPAGYQIPAHWHPTQEDVTVISGSLNVGMGDRLDQKAGTLLKAGGFVALPPKMNHFVWTDQDTVVQVHLQGPFEITYADPATDPRK
- a CDS encoding ATP-binding protein; translation: MTVQGHPVTPPLAARQQALLAWLLLHPGAPHPRKEIAFALWPDSAEAQAQTNLRRELHHLRRALPGGGPESGRYLEVTAHTLGWRQDAPYRLDVAEFEQALGSGPDVPTAELERAAGLYTADLLPSLEGDWLEPHRQALHARAVETLEALSTRLEQAGEPTRALHTARQLLALEPLRESVYARIMRLQLEMGDPAAARQTYARCVDVLAADLGARPGRALQEVYRDVLAATDAPPAPPGGLPLIGRGREWPQVLGVWRTASLGAARALLIAGEAGIGKTRLAEALLGLAEAEQARTARSRSYAAEGRLPYAPIIDWLRQPALQAQLPELEAPWRAELARLLPELAPSRSQGRPAISAQPTSEGWQRQRLFEALARAVLRGGPLLLLLDDLQWCDRDTLEWLHYLLRFDPQAPLLLLCTLRREEQDATPALRGFLRDLQQGGRLERIDLGPLSFGESSALAASILTRELSEQAQAQLFEATEGQPLFIVEAVRAGLASGTPNLEASSRVQAIITARLEQLSPAARSVTGLAATVGRAFEVRVLRQASDLDEEELTGALDELWQRAIIREQPQGAGAYDFTHDRLREGAYAELSPARRRLLHRRVAQALERQHADDPGAVAAQLAAHHEQAGQPGEAVHFSLLAAERANRVSASQDATLQANQALRLLERLPASPARDRSELSAHNSLAASLTALRGFTPPELEATLNRALELARALGDTPATIRILWGLFALHLVRGNVRLGRRLAEQAMTLTGEDTGLLIDIHMALGGGDQTEGRLAAAAEHFTVANQLYHQHRHRRLLFGADVGVFSLAWGAHGLWLQGSIEAAREQVTRAAAIAAELGHPFTQMQACAYRAISHQLEGDLDAAWAAAEATVAGCERHDIAYYHDWGVIVGGWVMAQRGDVAGGLARIRRGLDALRRQNAALRLPYYLALLAEVQLLAAQPQAARATLDSAQAVARQNGDLWYLPEVYRLHGLLDTAHARERFEQATGLAREQGARSLELRALTSLAAHLRGAQGSAAQLEGAVQTFPADLDTPDLTRARQLLRTLAERPTFLAGDDDQLPDPLRNA
- a CDS encoding LysR family transcriptional regulator encodes the protein MELRHLRHFVALAEEEHFGRAAERVFVVQQALSNSIRNLEDEVGVPLVLRTTRRVQLTPAGQEFLIGARQTLSLAAQSVERARRAARGEVGRLTVGFVSGLAFGGLPEIVRRFRELYPNVSVDLRELTAQEQESALRGEAIDVGLMLLPVRDPAFDSRALWRQPLVAALPAEHPLARRRKLRIGDLAHEPFVFFPRQIRATYFDQVMRWCAAAGFTPHVVQEAIEVPTLLSLVAAGIGVFLPIEFFSRLSLPGVVYRPVEGAPIVEIVAVWRRAEGNSPVVRAFLSVAAEVLEAQVRPGGPVSPAGVRASGPP
- the aceE gene encoding pyruvate dehydrogenase (acetyl-transferring), homodimeric type — encoded protein: MTKTPPNRPPRAGLPAQEREQLNTVEKQEWLDSLAYVFADAGDNRAAELLEELDHYAYFHGAPITFKQNTPYINTIDADAQPEYPGDPEIERRIRNIIRWNAVVMVIKANKKSDGIGGHLSTYASAAELLEVGFNHFFRGHGAGQDRDLIFYQGHASPGVYARSFLEGRFDEARMNRFRRELQPDGAGLSSYPHPWLMPDYWEFPTVSMGLGPIQAIYQARFIKYLENRALKPKGDAKVWAFLGDGEMDEPQSIGAIRFAAYENLDNLIFVLNANLQRLDGPVRANSKVIQEFEALFRGAGWNVIKVIWDSKWDELLQKDYNGAIVGRFELLVDGESQRYAAFGGKELREKFFNTPELKALIDGWSDADLELLNRGGHDIHKIYAAYKAATEHKGSPTIIIPRTVKGYGLGESAQARNVAHQVKKLDFSTLKNLRDLLELPLTDDQVEHMEYYHPGPDSPEVKYTLERRAALGGVVPARKVEYPHPAIPTGEFYEEFAGGSKDRAVSTTMAAVSILSKLLRDKEIGRFVVPIVPDEARTFGMDALVPRIGIYSPRGQTYTPVDSGSLMAYKESIDGQMLEEGITEDGAMASWIAAGTAYAHHGVPTIPFYVFYSMFGMQRVGDLVWAAADQRARGFLLGATAGRTTLAGEGLQHQDGNSLLQAYVVPNLKVYDPAFAYELAVIIEKGIQRMYVDGIDEFYYVTVDNENEVQPPMPADGRSHDEIHDGIIKGLYRFQKSESKGKLRAQLLASGPAMGAAQEAVKALEAYGVAADLWSVTSYKELHQDALLTQRHNMLHPTETPRVPYVAQQLSRENAPGVLISVTDYIKLGADGLNGHLDRKLWTLGTDGFGRSEAREELRDFFEVDTRHVVLATLYALQRDGKVKGEVVAKAIADLSIDPEREAPVLR